A region of Sulfurovum sp. DNA encodes the following proteins:
- the thrS gene encoding threonine--tRNA ligase — protein sequence MSENLIGYLDDQGNIIDTQSIEESCNAIPVEYDNSGKALEIIRHSTAHLMAQAITELYTNAKFFVGPVIDEGFYYDFRVEEKIGEEDLRKIEKKMKELIKKKYKIEKYEISKEEALKKFKNDDLKQAVLSRIPDETVSIYKQGDFEDLCRGPHVPALRFLNNFKLTRVAGAYLGGNENAEMLTRIYGIAFATKEALKEYTTMLEEAKKRDHRKIGSEMELFMFNEESGAGLPFWMPQGAKLRYKLEQILHNAHLIRGYEPVRGPEILKADMWRTSGHYACYGENMYLTEIDEQEYGIKPMNCIGHIQIFKQTQKSYRDLPLRYYEYGVVHRHEKSGVLHGLLRVREFTQDDAHIFCTPEQISSEVLDVVKFVDSVMKLFGFEYTMEISTKPEKAIGDDMVWEVATQGLKDALEGNNLPYTIDEGGGAFYGPKIDIKITDAIGRKWQCGTIQVDFNLPERFEVEYVSEDNSRKQPVMIHRAILGSFERFIGILTEHYAGEFPFFLAPTQVIFVPIGESHANYAYKLKKTLRMAGIDAEINNKNDSLNKRIRTAEKQRVPYVVIIGDEEVDNNTVAIRNRRTREQYNLTQDEFMVELTKQLTEGTI from the coding sequence TTGAGTGAGAATTTAATTGGTTATTTAGATGATCAAGGAAATATTATCGATACACAGAGTATAGAAGAGAGCTGTAATGCAATCCCTGTTGAGTATGATAACAGTGGAAAAGCATTGGAGATTATTCGCCATTCCACAGCACACCTAATGGCACAAGCAATTACTGAGCTTTATACCAATGCCAAGTTTTTTGTCGGTCCTGTCATTGATGAAGGTTTCTACTATGATTTTCGCGTAGAAGAGAAAATTGGTGAGGAAGATCTTAGAAAGATTGAAAAAAAGATGAAAGAACTCATCAAGAAGAAATACAAGATAGAAAAGTATGAGATATCCAAAGAAGAGGCACTCAAAAAGTTTAAGAATGATGATCTTAAACAAGCAGTACTCTCGCGTATTCCTGATGAGACAGTCTCTATTTATAAACAAGGTGATTTTGAAGATCTCTGTCGCGGACCACATGTGCCGGCACTACGATTTTTAAATAATTTCAAACTTACCCGAGTGGCAGGTGCCTATCTTGGTGGCAATGAGAATGCTGAGATGCTTACTCGTATTTATGGTATAGCATTTGCAACCAAAGAGGCACTTAAAGAGTATACTACTATGCTTGAAGAGGCTAAAAAGCGTGACCATCGAAAGATTGGTTCAGAGATGGAGCTTTTCATGTTCAATGAAGAGTCTGGTGCAGGATTACCATTTTGGATGCCACAGGGTGCTAAGTTGCGCTACAAGCTTGAACAAATTCTTCATAATGCACACCTTATACGCGGCTATGAGCCTGTACGTGGTCCTGAGATTCTCAAGGCAGATATGTGGCGTACATCTGGTCACTATGCTTGTTATGGGGAAAATATGTACCTTACTGAGATTGATGAACAAGAATATGGCATTAAGCCAATGAATTGTATTGGTCATATTCAGATTTTCAAGCAGACACAAAAGAGTTACCGCGATCTTCCATTGCGCTACTATGAGTACGGGGTAGTACATAGGCATGAGAAGTCTGGAGTATTGCATGGATTACTTCGTGTACGTGAATTTACACAAGATGATGCACATATTTTCTGTACACCTGAGCAGATTTCATCTGAAGTGCTTGATGTTGTCAAGTTTGTTGACAGCGTTATGAAACTTTTTGGTTTTGAGTATACAATGGAAATCTCTACTAAACCTGAAAAGGCCATTGGTGATGATATGGTTTGGGAAGTGGCAACACAAGGTCTCAAGGATGCGCTTGAGGGTAATAATTTACCGTATACCATCGATGAGGGTGGAGGTGCCTTTTATGGACCAAAGATTGACATAAAGATCACTGATGCCATTGGGAGAAAATGGCAGTGTGGAACCATACAGGTTGACTTCAATCTTCCTGAGCGTTTTGAGGTGGAGTATGTTTCAGAAGATAACAGTCGTAAGCAACCAGTCATGATTCACCGTGCAATCTTGGGGAGCTTTGAGCGTTTTATTGGTATCTTGACAGAGCATTATGCTGGAGAGTTTCCATTTTTCTTAGCACCCACACAAGTGATTTTTGTACCAATTGGTGAGAGTCATGCTAATTATGCTTATAAACTTAAGAAAACGTTGCGTATGGCAGGCATAGACGCAGAGATTAATAATAAGAATGATTCACTGAATAAGCGCATCAGAACGGCAGAGAAGCAACGTGTGCCATATGTAGTGATTATTGGAGATGAAGAGGTAGATAACAATACAGTCGCCATTCGTAACCGACGTACTCGTGAACAGTATAATCTTACACAAGATGAATTTATGGTAGAATTGACTAAACAACTTACAGAAGGAACAATTTGA
- the infC gene encoding translation initiation factor IF-3 yields MSRQNDRNNRGRKKPDSTIMNGAIRASELRVLGDDGEQFGIISSNEALRIAEEKGLDLVLVSPDANPPVAKIMDYGKHKYQLEKKKKEARKNQKKIEVKEVKFSCKIAENDIAYKVKHAREFLEKGKHVKLRVFLRGREMANPEWGVEVLNRVWPMIEDIAQLESAPKQEGRYINMYATPLKK; encoded by the coding sequence TTGAGTAGACAAAACGATAGAAACAACAGGGGTAGAAAGAAGCCCGATAGTACCATTATGAATGGTGCTATTAGGGCTAGTGAGCTGAGAGTACTTGGAGATGATGGCGAACAATTTGGTATTATTTCCAGTAACGAAGCATTACGTATTGCAGAAGAGAAAGGATTGGATTTGGTACTTGTGTCACCTGATGCCAATCCCCCTGTTGCTAAGATTATGGACTATGGAAAACATAAATATCAGCTTGAGAAAAAGAAAAAAGAGGCAAGAAAAAACCAAAAGAAAATTGAGGTTAAAGAGGTTAAGTTCTCCTGTAAAATTGCAGAAAATGATATTGCTTATAAAGTTAAACATGCTCGTGAATTTCTTGAAAAAGGCAAGCATGTTAAGTTGAGAGTTTTTCTGCGAGGTCGTGAAATGGCAAATCCTGAATGGGGTGTAGAAGTGCTCAATCGTGTTTGGCCAATGATAGAAGATATTGCACAACTTGAGTCTGCTCCAAAACAAGAGGGGCGATATATCAATATGTATGCTACACCATTAAAGAAGTAG
- a CDS encoding YajQ family cyclic di-GMP-binding protein, translating to MAKDHYFDITAKLDMMEMKNAIEQVKKEVNTRFDFKGIMIDIDLNEKAKVLNLSSSSDNKIDTLKDIVLSKMIKRGLSPKSLEEVKTEGISGGNIKVIYRIIDSIEKDEAKKIVKTIKDAKLKVTPTIQGDEIRVTGKKIDDLQLVITLVRKIEDLKAPLVFGNFK from the coding sequence ATGGCAAAAGACCACTATTTCGATATTACAGCAAAGCTTGACATGATGGAGATGAAAAATGCTATTGAGCAGGTAAAAAAAGAGGTGAATACGCGCTTTGATTTTAAAGGAATTATGATTGACATAGACTTAAACGAAAAAGCCAAAGTGCTAAACCTCTCTTCTTCTAGTGATAATAAGATTGATACACTAAAGGATATTGTACTCTCAAAAATGATTAAGCGTGGGCTCTCCCCAAAGTCACTCGAAGAGGTCAAGACTGAAGGGATAAGTGGTGGAAATATTAAAGTGATCTACCGCATTATCGACAGTATTGAGAAAGATGAAGCAAAGAAAATTGTTAAGACAATTAAAGATGCTAAACTTAAAGTTACACCTACAATTCAAGGTGATGAGATACGTGTCACTGGAAAGAAAATTGATGATCTTCAATTAGTCATTACGCTTGTAAGAAAAATAGAAGACCTTAAAGCACCGCTGGTATTTGGAAACTTTAAGTAG